GATGGAGAGACAAGGGCATCTGCCATGTGCATAATCGTATCGTTTCTAGGTAAGGGGTGATGATTGAAGAAAGGAGATCGTTAGAGAAAAAACTCCCTCTTTACATCATCATAACTCCGAATCACCGGAAAATGCCAGCCGGAATAACTGTCATGATTGGAATTAACGATGATAACCTGCTTTGCTCCAGATGCTTTGGCTGCGCGGATACCGGCATGGGAGTCCTCGAAAATAACGACTTCTTCCGGTTTCATTCCGATGCGTTCGATCCCCCGTAGAAAAATATCCGGAGCGGGTTTCCCCGGGACGGTACCATCGTCATAACTGATGGCCCGGAGATCGAACCAGCGTTCCAACCGGAATTGTTCGATGAAAAAATCGACATTGGTTTTGCCGGAGGCCGTAGCGATATTGCGTGGAATGCCGTGTTCTTTCAGTTCATTGAGCAGGCGCTCCGCCCCCGGTGCCAGATGCATGCCGTGCTTCAGGCAGATGTCCCGGTAGATAGCTTCCTTTTCTTCGGCGAAGGCATTGGCCTGTTCTAATGACGGGGACTCGGGGAACAGATAGGCATAAATATCTTCATTTGTTCGTCCATGGATATTGCGGAAAAGTTCCTCTGCCGTCAGGGTCAGACCGTAGCGACCCAAAATAATGTCCCAGGATTCGTTGTGATAGGGAGTATCCCAGAAAAGGGTTCCGTTGAAATCGAAAATGAAGCCGTTCCATTTCATACGATAGCATACTGGCTTCTCCTGTCCCTGCCCAAAAGAGTAAATCCCGTCTGTATCAATTAGTAAATGCTCTGAAAGATCTCTCTGTCATGATTCGTAGTAAACAATATGTCATTTCTCTTGAAAACATGTTGCCTTTCTGCGGGCAGAGTTGGGTGGTGCGGCTTGTCTGCTGCACTCGTGATGCAAACGGCGTTTGCGGCGGAACCTTCCGAAGTGTACAAGGACAAAAATGCTCCTGTCGAAGAGCGGGTTAAGTCCCTTATGGACCAGATGACTCTGGAAGAAAAGGTTGCGCAGATGGACATGTTCAGTTTCTGGAAAGAAAAGGAATTCACTACCGAGGGGTTGGAAAAATCATGCGGGGTTGGCGCCTGGATCGGTGAAGTAACGCCTGAACGTTACAATGAAGTTCAAAAGAAATCGGAATTGTCCCGGTTGAAGATTCCCTTCCTGGTAGGAGTGGATGCTGCTCATGGTCACGCTATTTTGCCGAACAGGACAGTATTCCCGACATCGATTACCATGGCTGCCTCCTTTAATCCCGATTTAGTGCATGAATGTGCCCGGCTGGCTGCCGAAGAGGTTCGCAACAGCGGCAACCATTGGACATTTGCTCCGAGCGTCGATATCGTCCACGATGCCCGCTGGGGGCGTACCGGAGAAACCTATGGTGAAGATCCCTTTCTGGCCTCCCGCCTCGTCGAAGCATCGGTGACGGGTATGCAGGGCAATCTGGACCCCGACAAGAACATTGCTGCCTGCGTGAAGCATTTCGTGGGCGGTGGTGCTTCCATTGGCGGGGTGAACCATGGCAATGCGGAAATTTCGGAACGCATGCTGCGCAGTGATTTTCTACCTCCGTTTCAAGCGGCGATTGATGCGGGAGTGTTGACGATTATGCCGGGGCACAATAATGTGAATGGCGTACCCATGCATGCCAATAAGTGGCTTCTGACGGATATCGTTAAGGATGAATATGGATTCAAGGGGTTCTACATCACGGATATGGGAGATATTGAAAATCTGATGCCGGAACGTCTCCACGGTATAGCGACTGATCAGAAGGATGCTGTCCGGCAAGGGATTAATGCCGGGATCGACATGCACATGTATTCGTGGGACCGCAAGATGTTCATCGATAATCTTCAGGAACTCGTCAAGGAAGGCAAAGTCGACGAAGCCCGCATCAACGATGCTGTCAAGCGTATCCTGACAGTCAAATTTAAACTGGGGCTTTTCGAAAACCGCTACATTGACGCGGACAAAAAGAAGGATTCCTACGGAAGCAAGGAAGCCCGTGATGCTGCTCTTGAAGCTGCCCGCCAGAGTATTGTCCTGCTGAAAAATTCCGAAGGTCTGCTTCCTCTGGATGTTTCCAAATATAAAAAAATTCTCGTGACCGGTCCCAATGCCGATAACCAGGCGATCATGGGAGACTGGGCGAATCCCCAGCCCAAGGAGCATGTGATTTCCATCCTGCAGGGACTCAAAAACGAGTGGAAAGGCGCATGTGAAGTCGTCTTTAGCGACAGTGGTCGCATCAAGGGTAAAAAGTCTGATGTAACTGTCGAGACAACGGATCCCGTGACGCAGTCCCGCCAGCTTAAAGAAGGTGGAGAGCTGAATGACTTTGCCATTCAGGATGCCGTCGGCAAGGCGAAGGATTGCGATTTGGTGGTAGCAGTTATCGGAGGCTATGGCCTTCGTTCCGACTGGGGGCTCCGTACGTATGGAGAATCCGCTGACCGTCCGTCGATCGATTTCTACGGCAAGCAGGTAGAACTCGTGCAGAAGCTCCAGGCGACAGGTAAGCCGGTTATCGTTGTGATCGTCAATGGCAAGCCTCTGAACAATCCTTGGATTACGAAGAATATACCCACCATTGTAGATGTGTGGGAACCCGGCCAGTTCGGAGCTCAGGCTTTGGCGGAAATCCTCGTAGGCAAGGTAAATCCCTCCGGCAAATTGCCTATCAGTATTCCCCAGACGGCCGGGCACATTCCGGCGTATTACTACCAGACCTTCTCCCGCACGCGCACAGGCTACGGTCTTGGTTCTTCCCGCGAGGATGATAAACCCGCTTTTGCCTTTGGTCACGGGTTGAGCTACACTACTTTCAAGTACGAAGACATGAAGCTGTCTTCCTCCCGCCTGGAAAAAGACAAGCCCCTCTCCGTTAGCGTGACTGTCAAAAATACGGGAGATCGCGCCGGATATGAAACGGTAATGGTCTTCGTTCGTGATGAAGTCTCCAGTGTTGTAACGCCTATCCGTCGTTTGAAGGGATTCAGCAAAGTCTGGCTTAACCCCGGAGAAGTGCGGACGGTCACTATTGAGATCCCCTTCAAGGAATTCGGTCTTTGGAATCAGGAAATGAAGTATGTGGTGGAACCCGGTACCTTCGAAATCCAGGTTGGTTCTGCGTCGGACGATATCAAGTTGAAGAAGAAGATCGACTACTGAACGCCTTGTTCCATACCTTTTAGATAGGCTGGCCGCATTCCGGATTTGATTTGGGATGCGGCCTTCATTTGAATTGCCGTATCTGAAACTTCCGGTCATCATTCACCTGGGTTCGTCGTATTTTCCAGGTACTGTGACAAATAGGTATTGAGTTCCGGTGGTGAAGGCCTTATATCCCGGCCTTCGTTGATTCAACCGTAGTTTCCATACCGATTCCCTACCCATTATTTTCCATGTCTCCGTTTCGTTTTTGCCTGTTGCTGCGATTCCTGTTTGCGGGATGGCTTTTGTGTTGTTCCGAGGCGAGCGCTCTTGACAACGGCAGGATCGTCATGGTGACCGAAGCGACATTTCCTCCGTACGAATTCCGGGAAGGAGATGAAATCGTCGGCATTGATCCGTCTATCATGCGGGAAGTTTCCCGGGCAACGGGACGGGAGCTGATCATTGAGGACATGAGCTTCGATTCTGTTATTACGGCGGTTGTGACAGGTAAAGCGGATGTGGCTGCTTCCGGTATTACGGTAACGCCCGAGCGGATGCAGCAGGTAGATTTTTCCATCCCTTATGTGGAAGCCTCCCAAGTGATCATCGTACCGAAGGATTCGCCTGTCATCGGCAAGGATCAGATCAAGGGGCGGAGGATTGGTGTTCAGCACGGTGCGACGGGCGATATTTTTGTGACCCGCAATATCCAGCAACCGGAGCGGTTTCCGAACGGCGCTCTGGCCGTTGCCGCTTTGGCGGCGGGGAAGGTAGATGTCGTTGTCATCGACCAGGATCCTGCACGGATGTACTTGAAACAACATCCCGGCCTTCATATCCTGTCGGAACCGTTGACATCGGAATCCTATGCCATCGCCGTAAGGAAAGGGAATCGAGTGCTTCTGGAACAAATTAACAATGTCATCTCGGAGATGAAGAACTCCGGAACGATGGCCCGGATCCGCGAGGAATACGCAGCCAGGCAGCATGAGAGAGCTGCCGTTTCCCAGATCGGTGATGGTGGACAGGGATGGCTCCGGATCCGTTGGGAAGACTTCAAGGATTCGGTCCATACCAATTTCATTCAGGATGCCCGGTGGAAGTACCTGACGAATGGCTTGCTGGTAACGTTGGAGATTTCCTTTTGTTCCGTACTGCTCGGTATTTTGATGGGGTTTGTGATCGCTGTTATTCGTTCGACCCATGATAAAACCGGTCAATGGCGCTTCTTCAATTTTCTCTGCAAAACGTACCTTACGGTGGTCCGGGGCACCCCTGTAGTCGTTCAATTGCTGATTATTTATTTCGTGATTTTCGGTGCGGTAGATGTGAGTAAGGTTCTGGTTGCCATCGTTGCTTTCGGCTTCAATTCCGGCGCCTATGTGGCAGAAATCATCCGCGGAGGTATCATGTCGATCGACAAGGGACAGCTTGAAGCCGGGCGGAGCCTGGGCCTGAGCTACAACCAGACCATGGCGTATATTATTCTTCCTCAGGCTTTCAAAAACGTTCTTCCCTCTTTGGGAAATGAGTTTATCGTCCTCCTCAAAGAGACGAGTGTTTCAGGCTACATCGCCTTGCAGGACCTCACCAAGGGAGGAGATATTATCCGCAGCCAGACCTATACGGCCTTCATGCCTTTGGTGGCCGTGGCGTTGATTTATCTGGCGATCGTTATGCTCTTCAGCTCCATGCTGGGAAAACTGGAAAGGAAATTGAAACAACATGAATAATCCTCTCTCCGTCGATGTCCCCATGTTCCAGGTGAGAAACCTGGTAAAAGAATTCGGGAACAACCGTGCCGTGGACGAAGTGTCCGTAGACATTGCCCAAGGAGAGGTCGTCTTCATTGTCGGCCCTTCCGGTTCCGGTAAAAGCACGTTTTTGCGGTGCCTGAATCTTCTGGAGATGCCGACATCCGGGGATATTCTCTTCAAGGGAGAATCCGTGACCGGGCAGCATGTCAATGTCAACAAATTCCGAGAGCATGTTGGCATGGTCTTCCAGCATTTCAATCTCTTTCCCCACTTGTCCATTCTGGATAACATTACCATTGCCCCGGTTAAAACGGGACGTGCCACCAGGCAGGAAGCCATAGCTCATGCAGAGGATCTCCTGCACCGTATCGGCCTTTTCGAGAAAAGGCATGCCTATCCTCTTCAGCTTTCGGGAGGCCAGAAACAGCGTATTGCAATCATTCGCTCACTGGTGATGAACCCCGATGCCATCCTTTTTGATGAACCGACTTCTGCTCTTGATCCGGAAATGGTAGGCGAAGTTCTTTCTCTCATGAAAGAACTGGCCGTCAATGGATTGACGATGATAGTTGTAACGCATGAAATAGGTTTTGCCCGCGAAGTCGCTACCCGTGTCCTGTTTATGGACAGGGGGAGGATTGTAGAATCCGGCTCGCCTTCACAAGTAATCGATCATCCGGTTAATCCACGGTTGAAAGAGTTTTTCTCTAAAGTACTGTAAATCAGTAGGAAAATCCTTGGATGACAGGGAAATGAACCCGATTCAGTTTTCTTCTTTCTCCCTTTTTCCTTGGTATCCTGACTTATGAGGCAACACGATGCTGATTCTTTTGTTCTTATTTTCCGTTGATGTTTTAGGGAGAGGTGATAGTATAAAAATCCGGTCGGCACCATAGGGGCAAGGCGCGATTCCACCGAGGATTAACCTGGCCGCATGTTCCAAGTAGTCGGGGAGTAGTATCCGAGACATCTGACCGTAGACCCGGAGCCCCGCTCTGGGTAATTTGCTTTATACTCATAATGGGTGATTTTGACGAAGAGCCAGAATTTTGTGAAATTGGCTGATACCTTAAGTGATTGGTACCTGTCGATCATACGCATGTGGAGATATACAAAAAATAATGGAATAACGAAAGGTTTCCATCGGAAAATGAAACTGATTCAATGAAGAGCCTATGGATACCGAAACCTTGCGAACTAGCGTCTCCGAGTTCTCGTTAAATGCTTGGGCTGCACCCTCAAGAATAACGGTTCCCGCTTTTAGAAGCTTCTCAGGGGTACGGGGGACATGAGGTATAAGAAAAACCCCTAATCCGTTAAGAATAGGGGTTTTATAGATGGTACGCGATAGC
This is a stretch of genomic DNA from Akkermansia sp. N21116. It encodes these proteins:
- a CDS encoding HAD family phosphatase, which produces MKWNGFIFDFNGTLFWDTPYHNESWDIILGRYGLTLTAEELFRNIHGRTNEDIYAYLFPESPSLEQANAFAEEKEAIYRDICLKHGMHLAPGAERLLNELKEHGIPRNIATASGKTNVDFFIEQFRLERWFDLRAISYDDGTVPGKPAPDIFLRGIERIGMKPEEVVIFEDSHAGIRAAKASGAKQVIIVNSNHDSYSGWHFPVIRSYDDVKREFFL
- a CDS encoding glycoside hydrolase family 3 N-terminal domain-containing protein; its protein translation is MSAALVMQTAFAAEPSEVYKDKNAPVEERVKSLMDQMTLEEKVAQMDMFSFWKEKEFTTEGLEKSCGVGAWIGEVTPERYNEVQKKSELSRLKIPFLVGVDAAHGHAILPNRTVFPTSITMAASFNPDLVHECARLAAEEVRNSGNHWTFAPSVDIVHDARWGRTGETYGEDPFLASRLVEASVTGMQGNLDPDKNIAACVKHFVGGGASIGGVNHGNAEISERMLRSDFLPPFQAAIDAGVLTIMPGHNNVNGVPMHANKWLLTDIVKDEYGFKGFYITDMGDIENLMPERLHGIATDQKDAVRQGINAGIDMHMYSWDRKMFIDNLQELVKEGKVDEARINDAVKRILTVKFKLGLFENRYIDADKKKDSYGSKEARDAALEAARQSIVLLKNSEGLLPLDVSKYKKILVTGPNADNQAIMGDWANPQPKEHVISILQGLKNEWKGACEVVFSDSGRIKGKKSDVTVETTDPVTQSRQLKEGGELNDFAIQDAVGKAKDCDLVVAVIGGYGLRSDWGLRTYGESADRPSIDFYGKQVELVQKLQATGKPVIVVIVNGKPLNNPWITKNIPTIVDVWEPGQFGAQALAEILVGKVNPSGKLPISIPQTAGHIPAYYYQTFSRTRTGYGLGSSREDDKPAFAFGHGLSYTTFKYEDMKLSSSRLEKDKPLSVSVTVKNTGDRAGYETVMVFVRDEVSSVVTPIRRLKGFSKVWLNPGEVRTVTIEIPFKEFGLWNQEMKYVVEPGTFEIQVGSASDDIKLKKKIDY
- a CDS encoding amino acid ABC transporter permease codes for the protein MRWEDFKDSVHTNFIQDARWKYLTNGLLVTLEISFCSVLLGILMGFVIAVIRSTHDKTGQWRFFNFLCKTYLTVVRGTPVVVQLLIIYFVIFGAVDVSKVLVAIVAFGFNSGAYVAEIIRGGIMSIDKGQLEAGRSLGLSYNQTMAYIILPQAFKNVLPSLGNEFIVLLKETSVSGYIALQDLTKGGDIIRSQTYTAFMPLVAVALIYLAIVMLFSSMLGKLERKLKQHE
- a CDS encoding amino acid ABC transporter ATP-binding protein, whose translation is MFQVRNLVKEFGNNRAVDEVSVDIAQGEVVFIVGPSGSGKSTFLRCLNLLEMPTSGDILFKGESVTGQHVNVNKFREHVGMVFQHFNLFPHLSILDNITIAPVKTGRATRQEAIAHAEDLLHRIGLFEKRHAYPLQLSGGQKQRIAIIRSLVMNPDAILFDEPTSALDPEMVGEVLSLMKELAVNGLTMIVVTHEIGFAREVATRVLFMDRGRIVESGSPSQVIDHPVNPRLKEFFSKVL